In the Leptospira barantonii genome, TTTCCTACTCTGGTAAAAATGGCTCCGCGTTTGGAATCGATCGCGTCTTTCTTACGTTTGATCGTTGCCCACTTCGAATGTCCGGACATGATTACTATCCCCTATGAAATGCTTTTGATGACTGAATCAAGCAAGGTTGATTCTAAATGATACTTTCCAGAAATCAAAAAAAAGACATTCTGTCCATCCTTTTCGGCGCGATGGCCGAGTCGGATCGGAAAATCCTAAAACTTGATCATAATTCCGATACTGATCAAGGGATAGTATTTCACCTTTCCCCCGATCGACGTAGACTCGATGTAATTGGAATTGTAGACGGGAGCGGGATTGCTCGGAGTTGTTATTCCGGTTAGCGGATTGGTCACGGCGTCCCTGGAATAAGCTCCGAAGTTATTGAATGTTTGACTGATCTGATTTCTATTTCCGAAAAAGTTGATGAGTTCTATATACGTGTTCACGTAACCCCATTGATAATTCATAAAACGATCGATACGAATATCAAGCTGATGAAAGTCGGGCCATCTTCCCGAGTTATAGTAGTCAGCGTATTTCGGATTGTATAAATTGATTCCCGTGGAAGCGATCGCCGCGGCCTTGTTCGAACCTACGATCGGAGTGATCGGAACGTTCGTAAGATACGTGTACTTACTTCCGATCTGCCAACTCTGACCGAACTTCCAAGCGAACACGATATTGAGAATATGCGTTCTATCGTAATCGTATAACAGCAGTTTGTCGTTATCCACGAGCAATTCGAACTTTCCGTCGTCGTAGTAGTTGAGATAATTTCCGCCCTCGTGCCATTGATACTGAAGTTTATGACCTCGATTGTCTTTTGTTCTTTGTTTTTCCTCGTCATCGGTGAGTTGAGGTTGGTGGTTGTTTCTTTTTGAAACGGAATTGGTGTACGAAATCCAACCGAAGAATCTTCTCGCCGAACCTTGATTCGCTTTTAGAAAAAACTCAACACCTCTGGAAAAACCGTCTCTTGAATTCGAATAATTCATACTTCGGATGACGTAAGGATTTTTTTCAACGTCGGCCGTATGATTTACGATGTCCCTCTTTTCGTTGTTCGGTTGATAGGGATCTTGAACGTAAGAATCCGGCGTTACAAGATTGGAATACTGATTGTGAAAACCTTCCACCTTGATGATATAATCGGAGGAGACTCGTTGTTCGATTCCCACGGAAGAATGAATCGAATGTTCCATCTTCAGATTCGGATTTCCCGATCTCGCGGAATACTGTTCGATCTGCAACGGAGCGTTGTAGTGTTCTCCCGTTCCCGCCAAAAATTTCGTACCCGTCTTGAGAATTTCATATTCCGCTCTTCCGCGAAACGCGTCCCTCTTCTCATGCACCTTATCGTAGTAGTCGTGTCTATAACCCGGAAGAATGCTGAAACCGCCGATCTTAAATTCCAGTTCGGCAAAACCGGCGATCTCTCTCGTATGGATATGATCCCCTTCGATCAAAGCTCGGAACTGACGATTGGAATCCAAAAGACTGTTGAAAAAGTCCAGAAACGTGGCGTTCGAGGATTTGATGTCCTCGCCTTGCAGTTGAATCGTCTTTTCCCTGAGTTGTCCTCCGAATCGAAACGTTAGATGTCTTTCAATCAAAGTGACTCTCGTATTATTTTCCAAAAAGTTAATATTCTGAGTGGTGACGTTCTGAAGACCGAAGATCAATTCCGCGGTCAACGGATTGTTGAAGTTCACTTCGAAATTCTCTCGAAAGTAATTGTTCGAAAGGGATACCGAGGTTTCGAACCAGGATTTATTATTGTACGTATAACGAAGACCGCTCGTTCGAAACAAACGTTCCAAACCTACGGGAGGACGACCGGACGCGGCTTCCTGCAAAGTGGAAAGACCTAAGAATTCTTTTTTACTGTTTTCGAAATCGTCCTGGGCTTTCGTATATTTCTGTTTATCTTTGGCCCCGAAAAGAAGAACATTGAACGTATGATTGTTTCCAGGTTTCCAATTGAACTTGGCTTGATAATCCTCGTAGTCGGCGTATTTCGCGTCCTGAGGAATTCCTTCCGGATACAACTTCAACATCGTAACGTTCGGATAGGATTTTCTCGCGGAAACGATCGCGTATATATTTTCGGAGATTTTATTCTGATGATAAACGTCGGAAAGAAACGTGTTCAAATTCAGGACTGAGAAAGTTTTAGCGACCACGTCCGGGGTGCGAATATCGATTATACCGCCCGTAGCAAAACCAAATTGCACCGGAAAGGCGCCCGAGTAAATATTAAACGACTTTATAATATTATTATTTAGTACCGAAGATTGATCTCCCAGGTGATACGGATAAGTCATCGGAAAACCGTCCAGATAATAACCGTTGGCGAGTGTTCCGCCTCCGCGCATCACCAAAAAACCGCGTTCGCTGTTCGAATACGGATTCGAGTTCCCGACGCTGTTCACCAAATTGTTAAACGAAGAAGAAGACAAACCGATCGGAGGAACCGCCGCGATTCCGGGAAGGGTTTGAATGGCCTTTAGCGCGTCGTTCTGAGCGCCGGGCAATCTTCGAATCTCTTCCTGATTCAAGGTATATCTCGAAAGAGATTCCAAATCCTTATCGCCGTAGACGTTGATCTCGCCGGGAACGGGTTTACGGACGAAAAGAAATTTTTTCTGGCCGTCGTATTCCACGGTCACGGTTTTTTTAAAAACCTTTTCGGAAGTCATGATTCTCAGATTGTAAGTTCCCGGAGCGGGAAAAACGACCTTCACCGAACCTTCTCCGTTTGTGATGAGATACTTTCCGATTTCCTGAAATACGACCGGGGTGTTTGAAACAGCGTTATTCCCGGTTTCATCGGTGATCACAACCTCGACTTGCAACGGTTTTTGCGCGAACAAGGGAGAATGGAAAAAGAAAACAAAAGTCCAAGAAAGAATCAAAAACAACGTCGATGTGAATGGAGCCGATTCTTTCATATTCTTCCCGAATGGTTCAAAAAATAGGGAAGGACTCGTTTTTCAATCTATAAATTCCTTCGGAAAACGCTTCCAAAACGCAATCCGGTCAAAATCTCGAAGATCGAAAGAAATTTTTCCAGGCCGAATCTCCGAGGTAGGAAATTTAATATTGACATTTTATTTCAATTAGTTTGATATAAAACTATATATTTCCTATGAACCTACTCAATTTTTTATCCGTATTTTTCTTTCAGTTCAAAATGCTTTTGCAATGGCCCGTCTATTGGCGTTGTGGAGGAAGAGTTTTACGAATCTCGGAAGACTTTCGGGAAATGAAGGTCAAACTTCCGCTCAATCGCAAAACAAGAGGATTGATGGGAACCCATTTCGGAGGTTCTCTCTATCCGTTTGTGGACCCGATTCCATTGTTTTTACTCAAACACAATCTGGGAGATCCGTATCTTTTATGGGACACGGACGGTTCCATACGTTATGTGAAAGCGACATCACAAGACGTTTTCGCGGACATCAAAATTCCGTCGGAAAAAATCCGAAAGATCAAGGAAGAATGCGACCAGAAGAAAAAGACGAATTTCGACATAGACATCGACGTCCTTGAAGGAAACGGAACTCTGATCGCGCAGGTTCGCAAGACGATCTACGTTCGCAAAAAACCGGACTTCTCCAAAAGAAACGTGTCGATCCCCAAAAAATAAAACGATCCACACGTTCTCAATATTCTAAATTTAGAATATTATACTTTGGCTCGAATGCCGAATTCTTTTTTCCAGTAAACCGTTCCGAAAAGCGCGAAACCGATCAGACAAAAAATTCCCTGTGGAAACTGCAGAAGGAAAAAATATCCCAAGGAAAACATTCCGAAAAACAACGCAACCGTCCCGAGAATCCAAAGAACGATTCTTTCCTGAAATTCCTTCAACTTTTCCTTGCTGTCCTGCCCTTTCCAAAATCCGAACGGTTCGACCCTTTTTACAAAGGCGTCTAACGTTTCCTGCGGAACGGGAGGAGTCAACAGAGTGACTACGATCGATACGATCACGGAACCGATCGCAACCCAGAACAAAAGATATTCCGATCGGACGTCCGGAAACATCGGATATAAGATCAAAGAAAGAATCAACGCGGTGATCATTCCCGAAAGTTCCGTCCATGCGTTGGTTCTCCACCAAACCCATCTGAGAATCTGAGGCAAACCCATCCCCGATGCGAACGCTAAAAGGAATTTCCACGCGCTCGCAATCGATTGAATCTGAGTCGCGACGATGATCGCGATGATCGACATCAGAACGACCGCAATCCGACTCACTCTCACCAAAGTTTTATCGTCCGCGCTCGGATGTAAAAATCTAAGATAAAAATCGTTCACGAGGTAACTCGCGCCCCAGTTGATATGCGTATCGGCCGTCGACATAAATGCCGCCATTAAACTCGCAAATACGATTCCCAAAA is a window encoding:
- a CDS encoding TonB-dependent receptor plug domain-containing protein produces the protein MKESAPFTSTLFLILSWTFVFFFHSPLFAQKPLQVEVVITDETGNNAVSNTPVVFQEIGKYLITNGEGSVKVVFPAPGTYNLRIMTSEKVFKKTVTVEYDGQKKFLFVRKPVPGEINVYGDKDLESLSRYTLNQEEIRRLPGAQNDALKAIQTLPGIAAVPPIGLSSSSFNNLVNSVGNSNPYSNSERGFLVMRGGGTLANGYYLDGFPMTYPYHLGDQSSVLNNNIIKSFNIYSGAFPVQFGFATGGIIDIRTPDVVAKTFSVLNLNTFLSDVYHQNKISENIYAIVSARKSYPNVTMLKLYPEGIPQDAKYADYEDYQAKFNWKPGNNHTFNVLLFGAKDKQKYTKAQDDFENSKKEFLGLSTLQEAASGRPPVGLERLFRTSGLRYTYNNKSWFETSVSLSNNYFRENFEVNFNNPLTAELIFGLQNVTTQNINFLENNTRVTLIERHLTFRFGGQLREKTIQLQGEDIKSSNATFLDFFNSLLDSNRQFRALIEGDHIHTREIAGFAELEFKIGGFSILPGYRHDYYDKVHEKRDAFRGRAEYEILKTGTKFLAGTGEHYNAPLQIEQYSARSGNPNLKMEHSIHSSVGIEQRVSSDYIIKVEGFHNQYSNLVTPDSYVQDPYQPNNEKRDIVNHTADVEKNPYVIRSMNYSNSRDGFSRGVEFFLKANQGSARRFFGWISYTNSVSKRNNHQPQLTDDEEKQRTKDNRGHKLQYQWHEGGNYLNYYDDGKFELLVDNDKLLLYDYDRTHILNIVFAWKFGQSWQIGSKYTYLTNVPITPIVGSNKAAAIASTGINLYNPKYADYYNSGRWPDFHQLDIRIDRFMNYQWGYVNTYIELINFFGNRNQISQTFNNFGAYSRDAVTNPLTGITTPSNPAPVYNSNYIESTSIGGKVKYYPLISIGIMIKF
- a CDS encoding DUF4442 domain-containing protein, with the translated sequence MNLLNFLSVFFFQFKMLLQWPVYWRCGGRVLRISEDFREMKVKLPLNRKTRGLMGTHFGGSLYPFVDPIPLFLLKHNLGDPYLLWDTDGSIRYVKATSQDVFADIKIPSEKIRKIKEECDQKKKTNFDIDIDVLEGNGTLIAQVRKTIYVRKKPDFSKRNVSIPKK